In Rathayibacter sp. VKM Ac-2762, one DNA window encodes the following:
- a CDS encoding alpha/beta fold hydrolase — protein MPTPLLDSLDRVVGPGAPVVSLAPVALDAPGRPVPLEVRVSAPTTGSDLPVVLFSHGNGWNLDGYAPLTAFWASRGFVVIQPTHLDSRRNGFGFDHPVFPSIWTERIADLTRSLDRLDTLEAALPGLAGRIDRARIAVAGHSWGGQTAQALLGARVLDDDGTAGADLSDERVRAGILLAATGLAGDDLAPFARERFPFLRPSFAELTTPTLVVAGDRDQSRMSRRGPDWFTDAFTHSPGASDLLTLHGAEHSLGGIVGDSVAETTDADPERVAALQRLSTAYLRTALSVDPRSWGAARDAFRHHGAALGRIDGK, from the coding sequence GTGCCCACTCCGCTCCTCGACTCCCTCGACCGCGTCGTCGGACCCGGCGCCCCCGTCGTCTCCCTCGCTCCGGTCGCGCTCGACGCCCCCGGCCGCCCGGTCCCGCTCGAGGTCCGCGTCTCGGCCCCGACGACGGGGTCGGATCTGCCCGTCGTGCTGTTCTCGCACGGCAACGGCTGGAACCTCGACGGCTACGCCCCGCTGACCGCCTTCTGGGCGTCCCGCGGCTTCGTCGTGATCCAGCCCACCCATCTCGACTCCCGCCGCAACGGCTTCGGCTTCGACCACCCGGTCTTCCCGAGCATCTGGACGGAGCGGATCGCCGATCTGACCCGCTCCCTCGACCGGCTCGACACCCTCGAGGCGGCCCTCCCCGGCCTCGCCGGGCGGATCGACCGCGCCCGGATCGCCGTGGCCGGCCACTCCTGGGGCGGGCAGACCGCGCAGGCCCTCCTCGGCGCCCGCGTCCTCGACGACGACGGCACCGCCGGAGCCGACCTCTCGGACGAGCGGGTCCGCGCCGGGATCCTGCTCGCGGCGACCGGGCTCGCCGGGGACGACCTCGCGCCGTTCGCCCGCGAGCGCTTCCCCTTCCTGCGGCCCTCGTTCGCCGAGCTGACCACACCGACCCTGGTCGTCGCGGGCGACCGTGACCAGTCGCGGATGTCGCGGCGCGGCCCCGACTGGTTCACCGACGCCTTCACGCACAGCCCCGGCGCCTCCGACCTGCTGACCCTCCACGGTGCGGAGCACTCGCTCGGCGGGATCGTCGGGGACTCGGTGGCGGAGACGACCGACGCGGACCCCGAGCGCGTCGCCGCGCTGCAGCGGCTGAGCACCGCCTACCTCCGCACCGCGCTCAGCGTCGATCCGCGGAGCTGGGGCGCCGCGCGGGACGCCTTCCGACACCACGGGGCCGCCCTCGGCCGGATCGACGGGAAGTAG
- a CDS encoding TetR/AcrR family transcriptional regulator encodes MSDRVPRTPGRPRTSRDALLAAAATVFVASGVDAPVREIAAEAGVGVGTIYRHFPTRSELVVAVYRHQVEACAEAGPRLLADSATPEAALRAWVAHFVDLLVTKHGLAGALQGDSAGSDALHAYFVERLVPVCGDLLEAARPARIPASSLSGYMLLKGIGNLCIGAAHDPDYDADTLVQALVTGALQADQP; translated from the coding sequence ATGAGCGACCGTGTGCCCCGCACGCCCGGCCGACCGCGGACGAGTCGCGACGCACTGCTCGCCGCCGCGGCGACGGTGTTCGTGGCCTCCGGCGTGGACGCGCCGGTCCGCGAGATCGCGGCGGAGGCCGGCGTCGGCGTGGGGACGATCTACCGGCACTTCCCGACCCGCTCGGAGCTCGTGGTCGCCGTCTACCGCCACCAGGTCGAGGCCTGCGCGGAGGCGGGCCCACGGCTGCTCGCGGACAGCGCGACTCCGGAGGCCGCCCTCCGGGCCTGGGTCGCCCACTTCGTCGACCTCCTGGTGACCAAGCACGGCCTCGCCGGTGCGCTCCAGGGCGACAGCGCCGGATCCGACGCCCTGCACGCCTACTTCGTGGAGCGGCTCGTCCCCGTCTGCGGCGACCTGCTCGAGGCGGCACGACCCGCCCGGATCCCGGCGTCGAGTCTCAGCGGCTACATGCTCCTCAAGGGCATCGGCAACCTCTGCATCGGCGCCGCCCACGATCCGGACTACGACGCCGACACCCTCGTGCAGGCCCTCGTCACCGGAGCGCTGCAGGCGGATCAGCCCTGA
- a CDS encoding NAD(P)H-dependent oxidoreductase translates to MSTLLVTAHPDRDSLTAALARRLREELGPDGVETADLDAEGFDPRFGAADRDRYRGVGPVPDDVLREQRRLDGVDHLVLVFPVYWWSMPALLKGWIDRVFLAGWAFDIDPVHGTQRRLGALTVHLVLVAGDSAGTYERHGYEQALLTQIQHGIIDYCGARRGGAVFVHESEREDDASRRAAVEDAVERTVEAIRADPPAALR, encoded by the coding sequence GTGAGCACCCTCCTCGTCACCGCGCACCCCGACCGCGACTCCCTCACCGCCGCCCTCGCCCGGCGGCTGCGGGAGGAGCTCGGCCCCGACGGAGTGGAGACGGCCGACCTCGACGCCGAGGGCTTCGACCCGCGGTTCGGCGCGGCCGACCGGGACCGCTACCGCGGTGTCGGCCCGGTTCCCGACGACGTCCTCCGCGAGCAGCGCCGGCTCGACGGCGTCGACCACCTCGTGCTCGTCTTCCCCGTCTACTGGTGGTCGATGCCCGCGCTGCTGAAGGGCTGGATCGACCGCGTCTTCCTCGCCGGCTGGGCCTTCGACATCGACCCCGTCCACGGCACGCAGCGCAGGCTCGGCGCTCTGACCGTCCACCTCGTCCTCGTCGCGGGGGACTCCGCCGGGACCTACGAGCGGCACGGCTACGAGCAGGCGCTGCTGACGCAGATCCAGCACGGGATCATCGACTACTGCGGAGCCCGGCGCGGCGGGGCCGTCTTCGTCCACGAGTCCGAGCGCGAGGACGACGCGAGCCGCAGGGCGGCGGTCGAGGACGCGGTCGAGCGGACCGTGGAGGCGATCAGGGCTGATCCGCCTGCAGCGCTCCGGTGA
- a CDS encoding GrpB family protein gives MTPHRSPRRPDVVSVELVGGPEPLELALHEHDPEWSALFEEHRRRILEAVPGVRVEHIGSTSVPGLPAKPIVDVLVVVPDVTAEEDHVAPLLAAGYVLRTREPGHRLVRTPGRDAHVHIYEEGHPAIDAYLLLRDRLRTDPADRELYRSTKASLLLRRWEDGNDYAEAKSAVIAAILERARSSQP, from the coding sequence GTGACTCCGCACCGCTCCCCCCGCCGCCCCGACGTCGTCTCCGTCGAGCTCGTCGGTGGACCGGAGCCGCTCGAGCTCGCCCTGCACGAGCACGACCCCGAGTGGTCCGCCCTGTTCGAGGAGCACCGGCGGCGCATCCTCGAGGCCGTCCCGGGCGTGCGGGTCGAGCACATCGGCTCGACCTCCGTCCCGGGCCTGCCCGCGAAGCCGATCGTCGACGTGCTGGTCGTCGTGCCCGACGTCACGGCGGAGGAGGACCACGTCGCGCCGCTGCTCGCGGCCGGCTACGTCCTGCGCACCCGCGAGCCCGGGCACCGGCTCGTCCGCACGCCCGGACGGGACGCCCACGTCCACATCTACGAGGAGGGTCATCCCGCGATCGACGCGTACCTCCTCCTGCGCGACCGGCTGCGCACCGACCCGGCCGACCGCGAGCTCTACCGCAGCACGAAGGCGTCTCTCCTCCTCCGGCGCTGGGAGGACGGGAACGACTACGCCGAGGCGAAGTCCGCCGTGATCGCGGCCATCCTCGAGCGCGCGAGATCCTCGCAGCCCTGA
- a CDS encoding extracellular solute-binding protein, translated as MRRRILTAVSAAAAVALALTGCSSGGGGGASDDPNAEVQFWSFTGIQAKDNVSEYLAKKPDAKVKLTEVGSSQETATALTAALAGGKVPDLVMIQGDDLPRFVQNSANFLDLRTLGGDDVGADYLPWAADAATAADGSVVGVPTDVGGLSFAYRADLFEQAGLPTDPDEVAALWSDWDGFLATGEKYTAATGQPFVDNVETSVFYSTINQVTEKYYSPDGELVYDRNPQVEDAFDIAVKAHDAGISAGIAAFSSGWAPGRANGSFAVTVAPSWILQGIKTDAPDTAGNWRVTSVPGVGGNWGGSVIAIPARAEHPQAAWQYIQTMMSAEGQEDHFATSGTFPAATAALQSDSVRAYTDPFFGDSRIGEVIASSVEDFPSFVNGPDTGAIGAALSGALVELESGNVSSADAFSSGLDSARQAVGG; from the coding sequence GTGAGAAGAAGAATCCTGACCGCCGTCTCCGCCGCGGCCGCCGTCGCCCTCGCCCTGACCGGCTGCTCCTCCGGAGGCGGCGGTGGCGCCTCCGACGATCCGAACGCCGAGGTGCAGTTCTGGTCGTTCACCGGCATCCAGGCCAAGGACAACGTGAGCGAGTACCTCGCGAAGAAGCCCGACGCGAAGGTCAAGCTCACGGAGGTCGGATCCTCCCAGGAGACGGCCACCGCCCTCACTGCGGCCCTCGCCGGAGGGAAGGTGCCCGACCTCGTCATGATCCAGGGCGACGACCTCCCGCGCTTCGTCCAGAACAGCGCCAACTTCCTCGACCTGCGCACGCTGGGCGGCGACGACGTCGGAGCGGACTACCTGCCCTGGGCGGCGGACGCGGCGACCGCGGCGGACGGCTCCGTCGTGGGCGTGCCGACCGACGTGGGCGGCCTCAGCTTCGCCTACCGCGCGGACCTGTTCGAGCAGGCAGGCCTCCCCACCGATCCGGACGAGGTCGCCGCGCTCTGGAGCGACTGGGACGGCTTCCTCGCGACCGGCGAGAAGTACACGGCCGCGACCGGTCAGCCCTTCGTCGACAACGTGGAGACCAGCGTCTTCTACTCGACGATCAACCAGGTCACCGAGAAGTACTACTCCCCCGACGGCGAGCTCGTCTACGACAGGAACCCGCAGGTGGAGGACGCCTTCGACATCGCCGTGAAGGCCCACGACGCGGGGATCAGCGCCGGCATCGCCGCCTTCTCCTCCGGCTGGGCACCCGGCCGGGCGAACGGCTCGTTCGCCGTGACCGTCGCTCCGTCCTGGATCCTCCAGGGCATCAAGACCGACGCCCCCGACACCGCGGGGAACTGGCGCGTCACCTCGGTCCCCGGAGTCGGCGGCAACTGGGGAGGCAGCGTCATCGCCATCCCGGCGCGGGCCGAGCACCCGCAGGCCGCGTGGCAGTACATCCAGACGATGATGTCGGCGGAGGGCCAGGAGGACCACTTCGCCACCTCCGGCACGTTCCCCGCCGCCACCGCCGCCCTGCAGAGCGACAGCGTCCGCGCCTACACCGATCCGTTCTTCGGCGACTCGAGGATCGGCGAGGTGATCGCGAGCTCGGTCGAGGACTTCCCCTCGTTCGTCAACGGCCCGGACACCGGAGCGATCGGCGCCGCCCTCTCGGGGGCGCTGGTCGAGCTGGAGTCCGGCAACGTCTCCTCCGCCGACGCCTTCTCGAGCGGGCTCGACAGCGCTCGCCAGGCGGTCGGCGGCTAG
- a CDS encoding discoidin domain-containing protein yields MTSRPRTAAAAVAALLVAALLGTGAQSASAAVATDPDDGVPRTSTPVTYTDYPAVQDPGSTAAGYFQPYWYDTDRRHIQAHGGQIVTVEEGGQQVQYWYGEDRTKGYWNSPGVAVYRSTDGHNWENKGTALRSVSAPADLEAPYFDALYDTVDDSGAPRADRIAELDYHLDTTQASPNTAIFERPKVLFNEKTGKWVMWWHSDGRTTPGGSTYARSMAGVAVSDSPTGPFTLQGVYRLYNRTDYKACTTSAVPGQARDMTVFQDEDGTAYISYSSEENYSLYVAKLDADYTNVERTTTTDTLDANQYSADGTYPYVFADGAAGAPVRGTDFQIVKECGHLEAPAIFANGGKYYTIASGATGWAPNPQTYYTADSILGAWTRGVEKGDADENVAYNAIPEGGDGLLSIGDSRKTTFGSQSTNVLTLAPGKYVYMGDRWNEGKSDSTYVWLPMTVGENGRLEMRNPAQEDPARWGSGWNLSYWDDKGVGEGVWSVVDARLPKQVRRGADIAAALPSTVSVSSNGSTRDVAVTWAAPGPAELGTVQVTGTLAADAGFSSGRRFTRTIEVAEPGIANLAPGASVAVSSRTDLAGKLIDGDVKGKGWDDWSSAGYPRDSRLSFSWGAAQNLDSVTVSTYKDGATATWPSRIEVEYQVNGAWTTSSVAATLSQAATGSAPTAILDLSSLPDTTGLRLHLTSAANTWQSVSEVQIWGTAPPTNVCRVPGAAVSASFSQTKYATLPAKNACDGNVSTPWSTWTDGTFAGSAEFTLTNTEAHRVAGLTFTNTEGTLASVSVAYRAEDGTWKPTTAQNVAPAANGTLTTIPFAAVSATGLKLTFSTPGSFLKIGEIVVPEAAAPALTVPVTVTSRCVAGKAVLTVLAKNGGTAPIDVAMASAYGSKTVTAVAAGASGSAAFTTRLASMPGSQVTVTATAGSETLAQTVAYPARVC; encoded by the coding sequence ATGACGTCTCGACCACGAACGGCCGCCGCGGCGGTGGCCGCGCTGCTCGTCGCAGCACTCCTGGGAACAGGAGCGCAGTCGGCCTCGGCCGCCGTGGCCACGGATCCCGACGACGGAGTGCCGCGCACCTCGACGCCCGTGACCTACACCGACTACCCGGCGGTCCAGGACCCGGGCAGCACCGCGGCCGGCTACTTCCAGCCCTACTGGTACGACACCGACCGCCGCCACATCCAGGCGCACGGCGGCCAGATCGTCACCGTCGAGGAGGGCGGTCAGCAGGTCCAGTACTGGTACGGCGAGGACCGCACGAAGGGCTACTGGAACAGCCCCGGAGTCGCGGTCTACCGCTCCACCGACGGCCACAACTGGGAGAACAAGGGAACCGCGCTGCGCAGCGTCTCGGCTCCGGCTGACCTCGAGGCCCCCTACTTCGACGCGCTCTACGACACCGTCGACGACTCCGGAGCCCCTCGCGCCGACCGCATCGCGGAGCTCGACTACCACCTCGACACGACGCAGGCCTCGCCGAACACCGCCATCTTCGAGCGCCCCAAGGTCCTCTTCAACGAGAAGACCGGCAAGTGGGTCATGTGGTGGCACTCCGACGGCCGGACCACGCCGGGCGGCAGCACCTACGCGCGCTCGATGGCGGGAGTCGCCGTCTCGGACAGCCCGACCGGGCCCTTCACGCTCCAGGGCGTCTACCGCCTCTACAACCGCACGGACTACAAGGCCTGCACCACCTCCGCCGTGCCCGGGCAGGCACGGGACATGACCGTCTTCCAGGACGAGGACGGCACCGCGTACATCTCCTACTCCTCCGAGGAGAACTACTCGCTCTACGTGGCGAAGCTGGACGCCGACTACACCAACGTCGAGCGGACCACCACGACCGACACCCTCGACGCGAACCAGTACTCGGCCGACGGGACGTACCCCTACGTCTTCGCCGACGGTGCGGCCGGAGCACCGGTGCGCGGCACCGACTTCCAGATCGTCAAGGAGTGCGGACACCTCGAGGCGCCCGCGATCTTCGCCAACGGCGGCAAGTACTACACGATCGCCTCCGGGGCGACCGGCTGGGCGCCGAACCCGCAGACCTACTACACCGCCGACTCGATCCTCGGCGCGTGGACCCGCGGAGTCGAGAAGGGCGACGCCGACGAGAACGTCGCCTACAACGCGATCCCGGAGGGCGGCGACGGCCTGCTCTCGATCGGCGACTCCCGCAAGACCACCTTCGGCTCGCAGTCGACGAACGTCCTCACCCTCGCTCCCGGGAAGTACGTCTACATGGGCGACCGCTGGAACGAGGGCAAGTCGGACTCGACCTACGTCTGGCTCCCGATGACGGTCGGTGAGAACGGCCGCCTTGAGATGCGGAATCCGGCTCAGGAGGACCCGGCGCGCTGGGGGTCCGGCTGGAATCTCTCCTACTGGGACGACAAGGGGGTCGGCGAGGGCGTCTGGTCGGTCGTGGACGCCCGTCTGCCGAAGCAGGTCCGCCGCGGCGCCGACATCGCAGCCGCGCTCCCCTCGACGGTCTCGGTCTCGAGCAACGGCTCGACCCGCGACGTCGCTGTGACCTGGGCCGCCCCCGGCCCCGCCGAGCTCGGCACGGTGCAGGTGACGGGCACGCTCGCCGCCGACGCCGGATTCTCCTCCGGTCGCCGCTTCACCCGCACGATCGAGGTGGCGGAGCCGGGCATCGCGAACCTCGCTCCCGGAGCGTCCGTCGCGGTCTCGAGCCGCACGGACCTCGCCGGCAAGCTCATCGACGGCGACGTCAAGGGCAAGGGCTGGGACGACTGGTCCTCGGCCGGCTACCCGCGCGACAGCCGCCTCTCCTTCTCCTGGGGCGCGGCGCAGAACCTCGACTCGGTGACGGTCAGCACCTACAAGGACGGTGCGACCGCCACCTGGCCCTCGAGGATCGAGGTCGAGTACCAGGTGAACGGCGCATGGACGACCTCCTCGGTCGCCGCCACCCTCAGCCAGGCCGCGACCGGATCCGCCCCGACGGCGATCCTCGACCTGTCCTCCCTGCCCGACACCACGGGCCTCCGCCTGCACCTCACCAGCGCGGCGAACACGTGGCAGTCGGTCTCGGAGGTGCAGATCTGGGGCACCGCGCCGCCGACGAACGTCTGCCGCGTCCCCGGAGCCGCGGTCTCGGCATCGTTCAGCCAGACGAAGTACGCGACCCTCCCCGCGAAGAACGCCTGCGACGGCAACGTGAGCACCCCCTGGTCGACCTGGACCGACGGCACCTTCGCCGGCAGCGCCGAGTTCACGCTGACGAACACCGAGGCGCACCGCGTCGCCGGGCTCACCTTCACCAACACCGAGGGCACCCTGGCGTCGGTGAGCGTGGCCTACCGCGCCGAGGACGGCACCTGGAAGCCGACCACCGCGCAGAACGTCGCTCCGGCGGCGAACGGCACGCTGACCACGATCCCGTTCGCGGCGGTCTCGGCCACCGGCCTGAAGCTGACCTTCTCCACGCCGGGCTCGTTCCTCAAGATCGGCGAGATCGTCGTCCCCGAGGCGGCCGCCCCGGCGCTGACGGTGCCGGTGACCGTGACGTCGCGCTGCGTCGCCGGGAAGGCGGTGCTGACTGTCCTCGCCAAGAACGGCGGCACCGCTCCGATCGACGTCGCGATGGCCTCGGCCTACGGCTCGAAGACGGTCACCGCGGTGGCCGCGGGTGCGAGCGGATCGGCCGCGTTCACCACCCGCCTCGCGAGCATGCCGGGCAGCCAGGTGACGGTGACCGCCACGGCGGGCTCCGAGACCCTCGCGCAGACGGTGGCCTACCCGGCCCGCGTCTGCTGA
- a CDS encoding 4-phosphopantetheinyl transferase, which yields MTGLPLLATDDVQLRWARPEVLDSARHRMLRLLTLAERLRYEATSRREVRDGFLLGRVLVRELAAETLGIDPLEVAVDARCERCSGPHGRPVLRGEHPALERMRISIAHCDGAVVAALATGRDIGIDAVRARSVRDRVASGATTAEQVLADLRSQAVAKADGRGTSSDEPVRFRTREGATEAWIEGSSRYFAVSEPAVHSALVVAVAVAQE from the coding sequence ATGACCGGACTCCCCCTCCTCGCCACCGACGACGTGCAGCTGCGCTGGGCGCGGCCCGAGGTCCTCGACTCCGCCCGCCACCGGATGCTGCGCCTGCTCACCCTCGCCGAGCGCCTGCGCTACGAGGCGACGAGTCGGCGCGAGGTCCGGGACGGCTTCCTCCTCGGCCGGGTCCTCGTGCGCGAGCTGGCCGCCGAGACGCTCGGGATCGATCCCCTCGAGGTCGCCGTGGACGCGCGCTGCGAGCGCTGCTCCGGACCGCACGGCCGCCCGGTGCTCCGCGGCGAGCACCCGGCGCTGGAGCGGATGCGGATCAGCATCGCGCACTGCGACGGCGCGGTGGTCGCGGCGCTGGCGACCGGACGCGACATCGGGATCGACGCGGTGCGCGCCCGCAGCGTCCGCGACCGCGTGGCGTCCGGGGCGACGACGGCGGAGCAGGTGCTCGCCGATCTGCGCTCGCAGGCGGTCGCGAAGGCCGACGGGCGCGGGACGTCGAGCGACGAGCCCGTCCGCTTCCGCACCAGGGAGGGCGCGACCGAGGCCTGGATCGAGGGCTCGAGCCGCTACTTCGCCGTCTCGGAGCCGGCGGTCCACTCCGCGCTCGTCGTGGCGGTCGCGGTCGCTCAGGAGTGA
- a CDS encoding MSMEG_6728 family protein — MQTFLPYPDFHRSVRALDGKRLGKQRVETLQVMRALTVPGYGWQNHPVTRMWRGYRPALMTYQRETCAEWTERGFADTCLVKTEEALAAAPEDLAAYLTGDYPLPPWFGDERLHLSHRSKLVAKDEDHYGPLFPGTPQGLDYLWPVGA; from the coding sequence GTGCAGACCTTCCTCCCCTACCCCGACTTCCACCGCAGCGTCCGCGCCCTCGACGGCAAGCGGCTCGGCAAGCAGCGCGTCGAGACGCTGCAGGTCATGCGGGCGCTGACCGTCCCGGGGTACGGCTGGCAGAACCACCCCGTCACGCGGATGTGGCGGGGCTACCGGCCGGCGCTGATGACCTACCAGCGCGAGACCTGCGCGGAGTGGACGGAGCGCGGCTTCGCCGACACGTGCCTCGTGAAGACCGAGGAGGCCCTCGCCGCCGCCCCGGAGGATCTCGCCGCCTACCTGACCGGCGACTACCCGCTCCCGCCGTGGTTCGGCGACGAGCGGCTGCACCTCTCGCACCGCTCGAAGCTCGTGGCCAAGGACGAGGACCACTACGGCCCGCTGTTCCCCGGCACGCCGCAGGGGCTCGACTACCTCTGGCCCGTCGGCGCCTGA
- a CDS encoding DUF4870 domain-containing protein → MASPSSDPRPADATTPEAAPVAPPQAVPAPPTGALSYALGFLAFIGIPFLSLIVGGIVMASVYPSARRKGGLAAENARNAANWGLTVILIGVVTLGAHVVLLFAASDTPLAKGFYPIGIPITLFAVLWLVHFVLIICGLVKANQREVFRPRIAIPFLRPPAA, encoded by the coding sequence ATGGCGAGCCCCTCCTCCGACCCCCGACCGGCCGACGCGACGACCCCGGAGGCCGCTCCGGTCGCGCCTCCGCAGGCCGTCCCCGCACCGCCCACGGGCGCCCTCTCGTACGCTCTCGGCTTCCTCGCGTTCATCGGGATCCCGTTCCTCAGCCTCATCGTGGGCGGCATCGTCATGGCGTCCGTGTACCCGTCCGCCCGGAGGAAGGGCGGCCTCGCCGCCGAGAACGCGCGGAACGCGGCGAACTGGGGCCTGACAGTGATCCTGATCGGGGTCGTGACGCTCGGCGCGCACGTCGTGCTGCTCTTCGCCGCCTCCGACACCCCGCTCGCGAAGGGCTTCTACCCGATCGGCATCCCGATCACGCTGTTCGCCGTGCTCTGGCTGGTGCACTTCGTGCTGATCATCTGCGGACTGGTGAAGGCGAACCAGCGCGAGGTGTTCCGTCCGCGCATCGCGATCCCGTTCCTCCGCCCGCCCGCGGCCTGA